Proteins co-encoded in one Actinomadura luteofluorescens genomic window:
- a CDS encoding gluconeogenesis factor YvcK family protein, whose protein sequence is MKPLGPKVVALGGGHGLYASLSALRRVTDRLTAIVTVADDGGSSGRLRRELGVLPPGDLRMALAALCGDDEWGQTWRDVVQHRFRSEGDLRGHAVGNLLIVALWELLGGDGASPGSTVAGLDWVGRLLGAHGRVLPMAAVPMDIVAEVRGADPARPDEIAHVKGQVACARTPGSVLGVSLVPADPPACPEALAAVDDADWIVFGPGSWFTSVLPHLKVPALARALTTSRARRVVALNLAQQPGETDDFSPQTHLEVLQAHAPDLRVDVVLADRAVVDDPDALDKAVQDLGGRLVLADVAADDGSPRHEPARLAQAFVQIFTE, encoded by the coding sequence GTGAAGCCCCTCGGCCCGAAGGTCGTCGCGCTCGGCGGGGGCCACGGCCTCTACGCGTCGCTGTCGGCGCTGCGCCGCGTCACCGACCGGCTGACCGCGATCGTCACCGTCGCCGACGACGGCGGCTCCAGCGGCCGGCTGCGCCGCGAGCTCGGCGTGCTGCCGCCCGGCGACCTGCGGATGGCGCTCGCCGCCCTCTGCGGCGACGACGAATGGGGGCAGACCTGGCGCGACGTCGTCCAGCACCGCTTCCGCAGCGAGGGCGACCTGCGCGGCCACGCCGTCGGCAACCTGCTCATCGTCGCGCTGTGGGAGCTGCTCGGCGGCGACGGCGCCTCGCCCGGCTCCACCGTCGCCGGCCTCGACTGGGTCGGCCGGCTGCTCGGGGCGCACGGCCGCGTGCTGCCGATGGCCGCCGTCCCGATGGACATCGTCGCCGAGGTGCGCGGCGCCGATCCCGCCAGGCCCGACGAGATCGCCCATGTCAAGGGGCAGGTGGCGTGCGCGAGGACGCCCGGCAGCGTGCTCGGCGTCTCGCTGGTGCCGGCCGATCCGCCCGCCTGCCCGGAGGCCCTCGCCGCCGTCGACGACGCCGACTGGATCGTGTTCGGGCCCGGCTCGTGGTTCACCAGCGTCCTGCCGCACCTGAAGGTGCCCGCGCTGGCCCGTGCCCTCACCACCTCCCGCGCCCGCCGCGTCGTCGCGCTGAACCTCGCGCAGCAGCCCGGCGAGACCGACGACTTCTCGCCGCAGACCCACCTGGAGGTGCTCCAGGCGCACGCGCCCGACCTTCGCGTGGACGTCGTCCTCGCCGACCGCGCGGTGGTGGACGACCCGGACGCCCTCGACAAGGCCGTGCAGGACCTCGGCGGACGCCTCGTGCTCGCCGACGTCGCCGCCGACGACGGATCGCCGCGTCATGAACCCGCCCGTCTGGCCCAAGCCTTCGTACAGATATTCACCGAGTGA
- the rapZ gene encoding RNase adapter RapZ produces the protein MTSDTKIPDIVIVTGMSGAGRSTAAKSLEDLDWFVVDNLPPGLLATMADLGGRVKDAVPRIAVVVDVRSRAFTDDLHSSIAELEARGVHPRVVFLEAGDADLVRRFESVRRPHPLQGDGRLVDGIARERELVREVRAEADLVIDTSGLNVHELRNKIIGFFGNDSGESSLRATVVSFGYKYGLPVDADLVVDCRFLPNPHWVPELRPMTGRDAAVRDYVLGQHGAKEFLDAYSEVLRLLAGGYEREGKHYVTLAVGCTGGKHRSVAMAEQIAARLRDEGIEVQVAHRDLGRE, from the coding sequence ATGACCAGCGATACCAAGATTCCGGACATCGTGATCGTCACCGGCATGTCCGGGGCGGGCCGCAGCACGGCGGCCAAGTCGCTGGAGGACCTCGACTGGTTCGTGGTCGACAACCTGCCGCCGGGGCTGCTGGCCACGATGGCCGACCTCGGCGGCCGGGTGAAGGACGCGGTGCCGCGCATCGCCGTCGTCGTGGACGTCCGCAGCCGCGCGTTCACCGACGACCTGCACTCCTCGATCGCCGAGCTGGAGGCCCGCGGCGTTCACCCGCGCGTGGTGTTCCTGGAGGCCGGCGACGCCGACCTCGTGCGCCGGTTCGAGAGCGTCCGCCGCCCCCACCCGCTGCAGGGCGACGGGCGCCTGGTGGACGGCATCGCCCGCGAGCGCGAGCTGGTCCGGGAGGTCCGCGCCGAGGCCGACCTGGTGATCGACACCAGCGGCCTCAACGTGCACGAGCTGCGCAACAAGATCATCGGTTTCTTCGGCAACGACAGCGGCGAGTCCAGCCTGCGCGCCACCGTCGTGTCGTTCGGCTACAAGTACGGCCTGCCGGTCGACGCCGACCTCGTCGTCGACTGCCGGTTCCTGCCGAACCCGCACTGGGTGCCGGAGCTGCGCCCGATGACGGGCCGCGACGCCGCCGTCCGCGACTACGTCCTCGGGCAGCACGGCGCCAAGGAGTTCCTGGACGCCTACTCCGAGGTGCTGCGGCTCCTCGCCGGCGGGTATGAGCGTGAGGGCAAGCACTACGTGACCCTCGCCGTGGGATGCACCGGTGGAAAACACCGTAGTGTTGCCATGGCGGAACAGATCGCCGCCCGGCTGCGGGACGAGGGCATCGAGGTGCAGGTCGCCCATCGTGACCTCGGCCGCGAATGA
- the gap gene encoding type I glyceraldehyde-3-phosphate dehydrogenase, translating to MTIRVGINGFGRIGRNFYRAVKASGADIEVVAVNDLTDNATLAQLLKYDSILGRFPEDVHATADEIVVGGTSIKAFEERDPANLKWSEVGADVVVESTGFFTDATKARVHADNGAKKVIISAPAKNEDLTVVLGVNEDKYDPANHTVISNASCTTNCLAPLAKVLHDNFVIEKGLMTTIHAYTQDQNLQDAPHKDLRRARAAALNVVPTSTGAAKAIGLVLPELKGKLDGYALRVPVPTGSATDLTVELSRDVTVEEVNEAFRAAADGPLKGYLTYTEDPIVSSDIVTDPSSCIFDSGLTKVIGDQVKVVGWYDNEWGYSNRLVDLVKLVGSQL from the coding sequence GTGACCATCCGAGTAGGCATCAACGGGTTCGGCCGGATCGGCCGCAACTTCTACCGCGCGGTGAAGGCGTCCGGGGCCGACATCGAGGTCGTGGCCGTCAACGACCTGACGGACAACGCGACGCTCGCCCAGTTGCTCAAGTACGACAGCATCCTCGGCCGCTTCCCCGAGGACGTCCACGCCACCGCCGACGAGATCGTCGTGGGCGGCACGTCCATCAAGGCCTTCGAGGAGCGCGACCCCGCGAACCTCAAGTGGAGCGAGGTCGGCGCCGACGTCGTCGTGGAGTCGACCGGCTTCTTCACCGACGCCACCAAGGCCCGGGTGCACGCCGACAACGGAGCCAAGAAGGTCATCATCTCCGCGCCGGCCAAGAACGAGGACCTCACGGTCGTCCTCGGGGTCAACGAGGACAAGTACGACCCGGCGAACCACACGGTGATCTCCAACGCGTCCTGCACCACCAACTGCCTGGCCCCGCTGGCCAAGGTGCTGCACGACAACTTCGTCATCGAGAAGGGCCTGATGACGACGATCCACGCCTACACGCAGGACCAGAACCTCCAGGACGCGCCGCACAAGGACCTGCGCCGCGCCCGCGCCGCCGCGCTGAACGTGGTCCCCACCTCCACCGGCGCCGCCAAGGCGATCGGCCTGGTGCTGCCCGAGCTGAAGGGCAAGCTGGACGGCTACGCCCTGCGCGTCCCGGTGCCGACCGGGTCGGCCACCGACCTCACCGTCGAACTGTCCCGCGACGTGACGGTCGAGGAGGTCAACGAGGCGTTCCGGGCCGCCGCCGACGGCCCGCTGAAGGGCTACCTCACCTACACCGAGGACCCGATCGTCTCCAGCGACATCGTCACCGACCCGTCGTCCTGCATCTTCGACTCCGGGCTGACCAAGGTCATCGGCGACCAGGTGAAGGTCGTCGGCTGGTACGACAACGAGTGGGGCTACTCCAACCGCCTCGTCGACCTCGTCAAGCTCGTCGGCTCGCAGCTGTAA
- a CDS encoding phosphoglycerate kinase, whose product MRTIDDLDVAGRRVLLRADLNVPLQEGRITDDGRIRASLPTIEALRARGAKVIVCAHLGRPKGQVKPELSLAPVAARLGELLGAPVAFATDVVDDSARAAAGGLADGGVALLENLRFEPGETSKDDAERGAFADRLAALAEVYVGDGFGAVHRRHASVYDVPKRLPHAAGGLIAAEVEVLRKLTEDVERPYAVALGGSKVSDKLGVIDNLLGKADRILIGGGMVFTFLKAQGHEVGKSLLEEDQLGTVREYLRRAEETGVEFVLPVDIVAATAFAADADHDVVAADAIPADRLGLDIGPESGKLFASRLADARTVFWNGPMGVFEMEPYSHGTRAVAQGLIDSGAFTVVGGGDSAAAVRLLGFDEAAFSHISTGGGASLEYLEGKTLPGLQALED is encoded by the coding sequence ATGCGCACCATTGACGATCTCGACGTCGCCGGACGGCGCGTCCTGCTGCGCGCCGACCTCAACGTCCCGCTGCAGGAGGGGCGGATCACCGACGACGGGCGGATCCGGGCCAGCCTGCCGACCATCGAGGCGCTGCGGGCCCGCGGCGCCAAGGTCATCGTCTGCGCCCACCTCGGCCGTCCCAAGGGGCAGGTCAAGCCCGAGCTCTCCCTCGCGCCGGTCGCCGCCCGCCTGGGCGAGCTGCTGGGCGCGCCGGTGGCGTTCGCGACCGACGTCGTGGACGACTCCGCCCGCGCCGCGGCCGGCGGCCTCGCCGACGGCGGCGTCGCGCTGCTGGAGAACCTGCGCTTCGAGCCGGGCGAGACCAGCAAGGACGACGCCGAGCGCGGCGCCTTCGCCGACCGGCTGGCCGCCCTCGCCGAGGTCTACGTCGGCGACGGGTTCGGCGCCGTGCACCGCAGGCACGCGTCGGTCTACGACGTGCCGAAGCGGCTGCCGCACGCCGCGGGCGGGCTGATCGCCGCCGAGGTCGAGGTGCTCAGGAAGCTCACCGAGGACGTCGAGCGCCCCTACGCGGTCGCGCTCGGCGGGTCCAAGGTGTCCGACAAGCTCGGGGTCATCGACAACCTGCTCGGCAAGGCCGACCGCATCCTCATCGGCGGCGGCATGGTGTTCACCTTCCTCAAGGCGCAGGGGCACGAGGTCGGTAAGAGCCTGCTGGAGGAGGACCAGCTCGGCACCGTCCGCGAGTACCTGCGACGCGCCGAGGAGACCGGCGTCGAGTTCGTGCTGCCGGTCGACATCGTCGCGGCCACCGCCTTCGCCGCGGACGCCGACCACGACGTGGTCGCCGCCGACGCGATTCCGGCCGACCGCCTGGGCCTGGACATCGGGCCCGAGTCCGGCAAGCTGTTCGCCTCGCGCCTCGCCGACGCCAGAACGGTCTTCTGGAACGGCCCCATGGGCGTGTTCGAGATGGAGCCCTACTCGCACGGCACCCGTGCCGTCGCCCAGGGCCTCATCGACTCCGGCGCGTTCACCGTGGTCGGCGGCGGCGACTCGGCCGCGGCCGTCCGGCTGCTCGGCTTCGACGAGGCGGCCTTCTCCCACATCTCGACCGGCGGCGGCGCGAGCCTCGAATACCTCGAGGGCAAGACGCTGCCCGGCCTGCAAGCACTGGAGGACTGA
- a CDS encoding heparinase II/III domain-containing protein, which produces MAHRSWRGARGAGCAALLLALSCGCHGAAPHAVPVTARGTARAVCLGYNGLDRVNPAARVRAGRFATPSAAPVRVADGTDVDWSRDPYGDRSWQLWLHSLEWLGGLIREYERAGDRAALRTAAGIARDWLADNARPGRLPEHRREAIREAAKFRLATLVCLRRHLTGRWLDEAIASHARWLARPEHYSGPWNHGTDEAMTLMTAGCGIGRQDLADLGHRRLLDAILAPPGGARPAVDDEGAGNEQSAHYAVYNRSRWRLAFHVMRECGRPVPAELVRRLGLLDEFIAFQTTPAGDLLQIGESYAGRASAIDSPGTGPLRYVATQGAQGVPPKERARVYGAGYVMGRSGWGREGRPFADEMSYTARFGPARYAHGQNDHMALTFHALGRDILVPSGNIGYSDTTWRRWLASPEAHNTLVVRGVPFRENAATALVAHELRRGADTFRFSDTAFAGTTRSRSVLAASDPDAVAVLDEVRSAAPRPVEQLWHLPAAFTAVPDESGAIATAGPVRVYFLRLPLPGTTSGPTRIVRGSLTPRQGWIAPSARTRLPAPVVSFTARGGTPPARMLTLIAPVRGEARPSVRTRVLDDGTLRVEAAFSGHHLTFEAAPDGTLHRLP; this is translated from the coding sequence GTGGCCCATCGATCTTGGCGAGGCGCCCGCGGCGCGGGGTGCGCCGCGCTCCTGCTCGCGCTGTCGTGCGGCTGCCACGGCGCCGCCCCGCACGCCGTCCCGGTGACGGCGCGCGGCACGGCGCGGGCCGTCTGCCTCGGCTACAACGGCCTGGACAGGGTGAACCCGGCGGCGCGGGTCCGCGCGGGCCGGTTCGCCACACCGAGCGCCGCCCCCGTCCGCGTCGCCGACGGGACGGACGTGGACTGGAGCCGCGACCCGTACGGCGACCGGTCGTGGCAGCTCTGGTTGCACTCCCTCGAATGGCTCGGCGGCCTCATCAGGGAGTACGAGCGGGCGGGCGACCGCGCCGCGCTGCGGACGGCCGCGGGCATCGCCCGGGACTGGCTCGCCGACAACGCCCGCCCCGGACGGCTCCCCGAACACCGGCGCGAGGCGATCAGGGAGGCCGCCAAGTTCCGCCTCGCCACCCTCGTCTGCCTCAGGCGGCACCTGACCGGACGGTGGCTGGACGAGGCCATCGCCTCCCACGCGCGGTGGCTGGCCCGCCCCGAGCACTACTCGGGGCCCTGGAACCACGGCACCGACGAGGCGATGACGCTCATGACGGCGGGCTGCGGCATCGGCCGGCAGGACCTCGCCGACCTCGGCCACCGGCGCCTGCTCGACGCGATCCTCGCCCCGCCCGGCGGCGCGCGGCCGGCCGTCGACGACGAGGGCGCCGGCAACGAGCAGTCCGCGCACTACGCCGTCTACAACCGGAGCAGGTGGCGGCTCGCCTTCCACGTGATGCGCGAGTGCGGCCGTCCCGTCCCCGCCGAGCTCGTCCGCCGGCTCGGCCTGCTGGACGAGTTCATCGCCTTCCAGACCACGCCCGCCGGGGACCTGCTCCAGATCGGTGAGTCGTACGCGGGCAGAGCCTCCGCCATCGACAGCCCTGGAACGGGACCGCTCAGGTACGTCGCGACGCAGGGCGCGCAAGGCGTCCCGCCCAAGGAGCGAGCGCGCGTCTACGGCGCCGGGTACGTGATGGGCAGGTCCGGCTGGGGACGGGAGGGCCGCCCGTTCGCCGACGAGATGTCCTACACGGCGCGCTTCGGCCCGGCCCGGTACGCGCACGGGCAGAACGACCACATGGCGCTCACCTTCCATGCGCTCGGCCGCGACATCCTCGTCCCGAGCGGCAACATCGGCTACAGCGACACGACCTGGCGGAGGTGGCTGGCCTCGCCGGAGGCGCACAACACGCTCGTCGTGCGCGGCGTCCCGTTCCGCGAGAACGCGGCGACGGCCCTGGTCGCGCACGAGTTACGGCGTGGCGCCGACACGTTCCGGTTCTCCGACACCGCCTTCGCGGGCACGACCCGCTCCCGCTCGGTGCTCGCCGCGTCCGATCCCGACGCCGTCGCCGTGCTGGACGAGGTGCGCTCCGCCGCCCCCCGCCCCGTCGAGCAGCTCTGGCACCTGCCCGCGGCGTTCACCGCCGTCCCGGACGAATCCGGCGCCATCGCCACCGCGGGCCCCGTCCGCGTCTACTTCCTCCGGTTACCGCTCCCCGGCACGACGAGCGGCCCCACCAGGATCGTCCGGGGCTCCCTCACCCCGAGGCAGGGCTGGATCGCCCCCTCCGCCCGCACGAGGCTCCCCGCCCCGGTGGTCTCCTTCACCGCACGGGGCGGAACCCCACCGGCCCGCATGCTGACCCTGATCGCGCCCGTCCGCGGCGAAGCGCGTCCAAGCGTCCGAACCCGCGTGCTCGATGACGGAACACTCCGCGTGGAGGCGGCCTTCTCCGGTCACCACCTGACCTTCGAGGCCGCCCCCGACGGCACCCTCCACCGCCTCCCCTGA
- the uvrC gene encoding excinuclease ABC subunit UvrC, translating into MADPATYRPAPGSIPESPGVYRFRDEHGRVIYVGKAKNLRSRLGSYFADFSALHPRTQTMVRTAARVDWTVVGTEVEALQLEYSWIKEFDPRFNVRYRDDKSYPYLAVTLNEDFPRVMVMRGAKRKGVRYFGPYSHAWAIRETVDQLLRVFPVRTCSAGVFKRQHQLDRPCLLGYIGKCSAPCVGRVSPDEHRLLAEDFCDFMAGNTSRFIKRLERDMREAAASQEYERAARLRDDIRALERALEKQAVVLPDRTDCDMIAFAEDELEAAVQVFYVRGGRIRGQRGWVVDKVEDVTTADLVEHFLIQIYGESESVPREVFVPALPPEEEAMTELLSEQRGGPVRLRVPQRGDKRTLLETVARNAHEALKQHKTRRASDLTTRSRALQELQEALELDDAPLRIECYDVSNLQGTDVVASMVVFEDGLARKSEYRRFTIKAVEGQDDVRSIHEVITRRFRRYLAESEKTGELDALGDPEEGAHQPIDPETGRPRKFAYPPNLVLVDGGPPQVAAAQRALDELGVDDIAVCGIAKRLEELWLPGEGDPVILPRNSEGMFLVQRVRDEAHRFAITFHRQRRSRSMTVSELDNVPGLGPARRAALLKHFGSLKRLKDATPAQVAEVPGIGMRSAESIVAALHGGAAAAGGGGENPGGDDGEHRGRSA; encoded by the coding sequence GTGGCAGATCCGGCGACCTACCGACCCGCACCCGGCTCCATCCCGGAATCCCCGGGGGTGTACCGGTTCCGCGACGAGCACGGCCGGGTCATCTACGTGGGCAAGGCGAAGAACCTGCGCTCGCGGCTCGGGTCCTACTTCGCCGACTTCTCCGCCCTGCACCCCCGCACCCAGACGATGGTGCGGACCGCCGCGCGCGTCGACTGGACGGTCGTCGGCACCGAGGTCGAGGCCCTCCAGCTGGAGTACTCCTGGATCAAGGAGTTCGACCCCAGGTTCAACGTCCGTTACCGCGACGACAAGTCCTATCCCTACCTCGCCGTCACCCTGAACGAGGACTTCCCGAGGGTGATGGTGATGCGGGGCGCCAAACGCAAGGGCGTGCGCTACTTCGGGCCGTACTCCCACGCGTGGGCGATCCGGGAGACGGTCGACCAGCTGCTGCGCGTCTTCCCCGTCCGGACGTGCAGCGCCGGGGTGTTCAAGCGGCAGCACCAGCTCGACCGGCCCTGCCTGCTCGGCTACATCGGCAAGTGCTCGGCCCCGTGCGTCGGCCGCGTCTCGCCCGACGAGCACCGCCTGCTCGCCGAGGACTTCTGCGACTTCATGGCCGGCAACACCAGCCGGTTCATCAAGCGCCTCGAACGCGACATGCGCGAGGCGGCCGCGTCCCAGGAGTATGAGCGCGCGGCCCGGCTCCGCGACGACATCCGCGCCCTGGAGCGCGCCCTGGAGAAGCAGGCGGTCGTGCTGCCCGACCGCACCGACTGCGACATGATCGCCTTCGCCGAGGACGAGCTGGAGGCCGCCGTCCAGGTGTTCTACGTGCGCGGCGGCCGCATCCGCGGGCAGCGCGGCTGGGTCGTCGACAAGGTCGAGGACGTCACCACCGCCGACCTGGTCGAGCACTTCCTCATCCAGATCTACGGCGAGAGCGAGTCGGTGCCCCGCGAGGTCTTCGTCCCGGCCCTGCCGCCGGAGGAGGAGGCCATGACCGAGCTGCTGTCGGAGCAGCGCGGCGGGCCCGTCCGGCTGCGCGTCCCGCAGCGCGGCGACAAGCGGACCCTGCTGGAGACGGTCGCGCGCAACGCCCACGAGGCGCTCAAGCAGCACAAGACGCGCCGCGCGTCCGACCTCACCACCCGCAGCCGCGCGCTGCAGGAGCTCCAGGAGGCCCTGGAGCTCGACGACGCGCCCCTGCGGATCGAGTGCTACGACGTGTCCAACCTCCAGGGCACCGACGTGGTCGCGTCCATGGTCGTGTTCGAGGACGGCCTGGCCCGCAAGAGCGAGTACCGCCGGTTCACGATCAAGGCCGTGGAGGGGCAGGACGACGTCCGCTCCATCCACGAGGTCATCACCCGCCGGTTCAGGCGCTACCTGGCCGAGAGCGAGAAGACCGGCGAGCTCGACGCCCTCGGCGACCCGGAGGAGGGCGCGCACCAGCCGATCGACCCGGAGACCGGGAGGCCGCGCAAGTTCGCCTACCCGCCCAACCTGGTCCTCGTCGACGGCGGCCCCCCGCAGGTCGCGGCCGCGCAGCGGGCCCTCGACGAGCTCGGCGTCGACGACATCGCGGTGTGCGGGATCGCCAAGCGGCTGGAGGAGCTCTGGCTGCCCGGCGAGGGCGACCCGGTCATCCTGCCGCGCAACAGCGAGGGCATGTTCCTCGTCCAGCGGGTCCGCGACGAGGCGCACCGGTTCGCCATCACCTTCCACCGGCAGCGGCGTTCCAGGTCCATGACGGTCAGCGAACTCGATAACGTTCCGGGTCTGGGCCCGGCGCGCCGCGCGGCGCTGCTGAAACACTTCGGGTCGCTGAAGCGGCTGAAGGACGCGACGCCCGCGCAGGTCGCCGAGGTTCCGGGAATCGGCATGCGCAGCGCCGAGAGCATCGTCGCGGCGCTGCACGGCGGCGCCGCGGCGGCGGGCGGCGGGGGCGAGAATCCCGGCGGGGACGACGGGGAGCACAGGGGGAGAAGCGCATGA
- a CDS encoding mechanosensitive ion channel family protein translates to MSALWAWIILGAVVGTSVIAVEGGRRLVAGRLSHRWPGAGRVARRCTAPAFAFAVVVSSSTAMPYQFIGGHAEGVVRHAMRIAAIGASTWLVMRIGYALSDPPLARLMRIEGERNRRARRARTQMLLLRRIAAVIIVVLAVGAALFTFPAVRAVGAGVLASAGVAGLVVGIAARPTLGNLLAGLQLAFSDALRLDDVIVTQGIWGRVEELTLSYVVLQLWDDRRMIFPVSHFTEQPFENWTRHSSRLLGSVELHVDWAVPVEDLRAELYSALKENPLWDRREWMLQVVDVQQTGLVTVRALMSAADSASTWDLRCDVREHLVSYIRDRHPEALPRLRVGPEPVVDGAGAEAGGPAPATEGEVAEGRHADGARAVPREDGPARAKSLRRA, encoded by the coding sequence ATGTCCGCGCTCTGGGCATGGATCATCCTGGGCGCCGTCGTCGGCACGTCCGTGATCGCCGTGGAGGGGGGCCGCCGGCTCGTCGCGGGCCGGCTGTCGCACCGCTGGCCCGGCGCGGGCCGGGTCGCCCGGCGCTGCACGGCGCCCGCGTTCGCGTTCGCGGTGGTGGTCAGCTCCAGCACCGCGATGCCGTACCAGTTCATCGGCGGGCACGCCGAGGGCGTGGTCCGGCACGCCATGCGGATCGCGGCGATCGGCGCCTCCACCTGGCTGGTGATGCGGATCGGGTACGCGCTGAGCGACCCGCCGCTGGCGCGGCTGATGCGGATCGAGGGCGAGCGCAACCGGCGGGCCAGGCGGGCCCGCACGCAGATGCTGCTGCTGCGCCGCATCGCCGCCGTCATCATCGTGGTGCTCGCCGTCGGCGCGGCGCTGTTCACCTTCCCCGCCGTGCGGGCGGTCGGGGCCGGGGTGCTGGCCTCGGCGGGCGTCGCCGGCCTGGTGGTCGGCATCGCGGCGCGGCCGACCCTCGGCAACCTGCTGGCCGGGCTGCAGCTGGCGTTCAGCGACGCGCTGCGCCTGGACGACGTCATCGTCACGCAGGGCATCTGGGGCCGGGTCGAGGAGCTGACGCTGTCGTATGTCGTCCTGCAGCTCTGGGACGACCGGCGCATGATCTTCCCGGTGTCGCACTTCACCGAGCAGCCGTTCGAGAACTGGACCCGGCACTCCAGCCGCCTGCTCGGCTCGGTCGAGCTGCACGTGGACTGGGCGGTCCCGGTCGAGGACCTGCGCGCCGAGCTGTACTCGGCGCTGAAGGAGAACCCGCTGTGGGACCGGCGGGAGTGGATGCTGCAGGTGGTGGACGTCCAGCAGACCGGCCTCGTGACGGTGCGCGCGCTGATGAGCGCCGCCGACTCGGCGAGCACCTGGGACCTGCGCTGCGACGTGCGCGAGCACCTGGTCTCCTACATCCGCGACCGCCACCCCGAGGCCCTCCCCCGGCTCCGCGTCGGCCCCGAACCGGTCGTGGACGGCGCCGGGGCCGAGGCGGGCGGCCCGGCGCCGGCCACCGAGGGCGAGGTGGCGGAGGGACGGCACGCCGACGGCGCGCGGGCCGTCCCGCGCGAGGACGGCCCGGCGCGCGCGAAGTCGCTCAGGCGAGCATGA
- the whiA gene encoding DNA-binding protein WhiA yields MAMTGVVKDELSRLTVLKPCCRKAEVSTLLRFAGGLHLVSGRIVIEAEIDTGVAARRLIKDISEVFGHTSEVVVLAPSGLRKGNRYVVRVFRDGESLARQTGLIDNNGRPVRGLPRHVVAGAACDAESAWRGAFLAHGSLTEPGRSMSLEVTCPGPEAALALVGAARRLKIHAKAREVRGVDRVVVRDGDAIGALLTRLGAHDSYLAWEERRMRREVRATANRLANFDDANLRRSARAAVAAGARVARALEILGDDAPEHLVNAGRLRLEHKQASLEELGQLADPPLTKDAIAGRIRRLLAMADKRAGDQGIPGTEANLTADMLAQ; encoded by the coding sequence ATGGCGATGACCGGTGTGGTCAAGGACGAGCTGAGCAGGCTCACGGTGCTGAAGCCGTGCTGCCGCAAGGCCGAGGTCTCGACGCTGCTGCGGTTCGCCGGCGGCCTGCACCTGGTCAGCGGCCGCATCGTGATCGAGGCCGAGATCGACACCGGGGTGGCGGCGCGGCGGCTGATCAAGGACATCTCGGAGGTGTTCGGGCACACCTCCGAGGTCGTCGTGCTCGCGCCGAGCGGCCTGCGCAAGGGCAACCGCTACGTCGTGCGCGTCTTCCGGGACGGCGAGTCGCTCGCCCGGCAGACCGGCCTCATCGACAACAACGGCCGGCCCGTCCGCGGCCTGCCCCGGCACGTCGTCGCGGGCGCCGCCTGCGACGCCGAGTCGGCCTGGCGCGGCGCGTTCCTGGCGCACGGCTCCCTCACCGAACCCGGCCGCTCCATGTCGCTGGAGGTGACCTGCCCCGGCCCCGAGGCAGCGCTCGCCCTCGTCGGCGCCGCCCGCCGCCTGAAGATCCACGCAAAGGCCCGCGAGGTCCGCGGCGTCGACCGCGTCGTCGTCCGCGACGGCGACGCGATCGGCGCCCTGCTCACCCGGCTCGGCGCCCACGACAGCTACCTGGCCTGGGAGGAGCGGCGGATGCGCCGCGAGGTCCGCGCCACCGCCAACCGCCTCGCCAACTTCGACGACGCCAACCTGCGCCGCTCCGCCCGCGCCGCCGTCGCCGCCGGGGCCCGCGTCGCCCGCGCGCTGGAGATCCTCGGCGACGACGCCCCCGAGCACCTCGTCAACGCCGGCCGCCTCCGCCTGGAGCACAAGCAGGCGTCCCTGGAGGAGCTCGGCCAGCTCGCCGACCCGCCCCTCACCAAGGACGCCATCGCCGGCCGCATCCGCCGCCTCCTGGCCATGGCCGACAAGCGCGCCGGCGACCAGGGCATCCCCGGCACCGAGGCCAACCTCACCGCCGACATGCTCGCGCAGTAG
- a CDS encoding Rieske (2Fe-2S) protein, which produces MPHRSETQADGTERTPGEGPAGGSRRALLLGAGLAGAAGLAAACGESGDGGGGSGGSGGSGDGSGDGGAGAALASVSEIPVGGGKVFEDAKVVVCQPRQGEFTAFSATCTHRGCSVGSVSGGTINCPCHGSKFKITDGSVASPPADEPLAGREVTVQGGKIMLA; this is translated from the coding sequence ATGCCACACAGGTCCGAGACGCAGGCGGACGGAACGGAGCGCACGCCGGGGGAGGGACCCGCCGGCGGCAGCCGCAGGGCCCTCCTCCTCGGCGCGGGGCTCGCGGGCGCGGCCGGGCTGGCGGCGGCGTGCGGCGAGTCGGGCGACGGCGGGGGCGGTTCGGGCGGCTCCGGCGGCTCCGGGGACGGGAGCGGTGACGGCGGCGCTGGGGCGGCCCTGGCCTCGGTGAGCGAGATCCCCGTCGGCGGCGGCAAGGTGTTCGAGGACGCCAAGGTCGTCGTCTGCCAGCCCCGCCAGGGCGAGTTCACCGCGTTCTCCGCGACCTGCACCCATCGGGGATGCAGCGTCGGATCGGTGTCCGGAGGCACGATCAACTGCCCCTGCCACGGCAGCAAGTTCAAGATCACCGATGGGTCGGTGGCGAGTCCGCCGGCCGACGAGCCCCTGGCGGGCAGGGAGGTCACCGTCCAGGGCGGGAAGATCATGCTCGCCTGA